One genomic segment of Carassius carassius chromosome 21, fCarCar2.1, whole genome shotgun sequence includes these proteins:
- the ppih gene encoding peptidyl-prolyl cis-trans isomerase H, whose protein sequence is MNVQPSNPNNPIVFFDVTVGGQEVGRMKIELFADIVPKTAENFRQFCTGEFKKDGVPVGYKGCTFHRVIKDFMIQGGDFVNGDGTGICSIYRGPFADENFRTKHSGPGLLSMANSGPGTNGCQFFITCTKCDWLDGKHVVFGKVVDGLLVMRKIENVPTGPNNKPKLPILIAQCGEM, encoded by the exons ATGAACGTTCAACCTTCAAACCCTAACAACCCGATAGTGTTTTTCGACGTCACCGTTGGAGGACAA GAAGTGGGCAGAATGAAGATAGAGCTTTTTGCAGACATTGTTCCAAAGACTGCGGAAAATTTCCG GCAGTTCTGTACTGGTGAATTCAA GAAGGACGGTGTTCCTGTTGGCTATAAAGGCTGCACATTTCATCG GGTGATAAAGGACTTCATGATTCAGGGTGGTGATTTTGTCAAT GGGGATGGCACTGGTATCTGCAGCATCTACAGGGGGCCGTTTGCAGACGAGAACTTCAGGACGAAACACTCGGGCCCGGGACTCTTATCAATG GCAAACAGTGGACCGGGAACAAACGGCTGCCAGTTTTTTATTACCTGCACAAAGTGCGACTGGTTGGATGGGAAGCATGTGGTATTTG GAAAAGTGGTGGATGGTTTGCTTGTTATGAGAAAAATTGAG AATGTCCCAACAGGACCCAACAACAAGCCCAAGCTGCCCATTCTCATTGCCCAGTGTGGAGAAATGTGA
- the LOC132097071 gene encoding probable G-protein coupled receptor 160, which yields MMAVIRSPGVNESFPHDETLQYLLILCSKVALNTFVLSFWRHSILKSLLGLCSVSMYVADVLLVSAVTGAWLFKEHLPTSTSMCFILAHGSAVYALLPLPILICGALDYASYPNLDVRSSSWRRAVCYCTVVVLLWASACCYTYNYTDTQPMEIYKDNARVLVCRVHGSTVVFQFSMQISIAVGLILLFYFKTTTGWIRRANKLAELRDTAFASEKDQMLAYNQEGEAGSSEIQESSPPLFVSLTLGFALNWIPYLLMCVVCAFLGFVVPAYASVNLLWMACANSVLVGIAFWFRSARTGPLRKFPDDTCLWNIYWHLSKGTTPTVDAKLTMRTYKMFHKPAVPFQEV from the coding sequence ATGATGGCTGTCATCAGGTCACCGGGGGTCAATGAGAGCTTTCCCCATGATGAGACCCTGCAATACCTGCTCATTCTGTGCTCCAAAGTAGCTCTGAACACGTTTGTCCTGTCTTTCTGGAGGCACAGCATTCTCAAGTCCCTGCTGGGGCTCTGCAGCGTCTCCATGTATGTGGCAGATGTGCTGCTGGTCAGTGCGGTCACTGGTGCGTGGCTCTTCAAAGAACACCTACCCACCTCCACTTCCATGTGCTTCATCCTGGCGCATGGATCGGCTGTCTACGCCCTGCTTCCTCTGCCCATACTGATCTGTGGGGCGCTTGACTACGCCAGCTACCCAAACCTAGACGTTAGGTCAAGCTCCTGGCGCAGGGCTGTATGTTACTGCACTGTGGTTGTGCTTCTGTGGGCATCTGCGTGCTGTTACACCTACAACTACACAGACACGCAACCTATGGAGATTTACAAAGACAACGCGAGAGTCCTGGTGTGCCGTGTTCACGGATCTACTGTAGTGTTTCAATTTAGTATGCAAATATCCATCGCAGTGGGTCTCatacttctgttttattttaagacAACGACTGGTTGGATCCGAAGAGCCAATAAATTGGCAGAGCTGAGAGACACAGCATTTGCTTCAGAGAAAGATCAAATGTTAGCTTACAATCAGGAGGGGGAAGCTGGAAGTTCTGAAATTCAAGAAAGTTCCCCTCCTCTCTTTGTCAGTCTGACTCTAGGTTTCGCTTTGAACTGGATACCCTACCTACTAATGTGTGTGGTGTGTGCCTTTCTGGGCTTTGTGGTGCCAGCTTATGCCAGTGTCAATCTTCTGTGGATGGCCTGTGCCAACAGTGTGCTGGTGGGCATTGCTTTTTGGTTTAGGAGTGCTAGGACTGGACCTTTAAGAAAGTTCCCAGATGACACTTGTTTGTGGAACATCTACTGGCACTTGAGCAAAGGAACAACACCAACGGTGGACGCAAAGCTTACAATGAGAACATACAAAATGTTTCACAAGCCTGCTGTGCCTTTTCAAGAGGTCTAG
- the LOC132097072 gene encoding NADH dehydrogenase [ubiquinone] 1 alpha subcomplex subunit 7-like has translation MASATRIIQRLRNLLSGQDLQSKLQLRYTEISKRTQPPPKLPVGPSHKFANNYYCQRDGRRESVPPTVLMSSQKALTAGSEASGKPKRPVIPGSPPKDLPLSVD, from the exons ATGGCGTCGGCTACGAGAATCATCCAGAGGCTGAGGAATTTATTGTCAGGG CAAGATCTCCAGTCAAAACTTCAACTTCGCTACACTGAAATCTCCAAGAG GACTCAGCCTCCACCTAAACTTCCCGTTGGACCGAGCCATAAATTTGCCAATAACTACTACTGTCAGAGAGATGGACGCAGAGAGTCTGTTCCCCCAACTGTGCTCATGTCTTCACAGAAGGCCCTGACTGCTGGAAG TGAGGCTTCTGGAAAACCCAAACGTCCTGTTATTCCTGGGTCGCCCCCGAAGGACCTTCCACTGAGTGTTGACTAG